A stretch of the bacterium genome encodes the following:
- a CDS encoding YebC/PmpR family DNA-binding transcriptional regulator has translation MSGHSHSKTIKHEKNATDQNRGRLFSKLLNAVAIAAREEPNPQFNPRLRTTIEKARQNNVPQENIERAVKRASEDKTLEELIIGAYGPEGVAVLVEAITDNKNRTIPEIKKILSDHDAKFTEPESVLWAFENKDGQWQAKFKQPVSEESKNKINELIETLEEQDDVQKIITNSN, from the coding sequence ATGTCAGGACATTCTCACTCTAAAACCATAAAACACGAAAAAAATGCCACCGACCAAAACCGCGGCCGGTTGTTCTCAAAATTGCTTAATGCGGTGGCAATTGCCGCCCGAGAAGAACCCAATCCCCAATTCAATCCCCGGTTGCGGACCACTATTGAAAAAGCCCGCCAAAACAATGTTCCCCAGGAAAATATTGAACGGGCGGTCAAACGCGCTTCGGAAGATAAAACTCTGGAAGAATTGATTATCGGCGCCTATGGCCCGGAAGGAGTCGCGGTTTTAGTTGAGGCCATCACTGATAATAAAAACCGCACCATCCCTGAAATAAAAAAAATCCTCAGCGACCATGATGCTAAGTTTACCGAGCCGGAAAGCGTTCTTTGGGCTTTTGAAAACAAAGACGGTCAATGGCAAGCCAAATTCAAACAACCGGTTTCCGAGGAAAGTAAAAACAAAATAAACGAACTTATTGAGACGCTGGAAGAGCAAGATGATGTTCAAAAAATAATAACGAATAGTAATTGA
- the ruvC gene encoding crossover junction endodeoxyribonuclease RuvC, giving the protein MKILGIDPGSTRIGYGLIDKKGSDLKFLKAGLLKISSTNKNQRLLDLENSFTQLLKKEKPDLVALEKLYFAKNLKTALEVSQSRGVLILIILKNKLPLIEISPSEAKLIVAGDGRASKEAVAKMVGHCLKINTAKQIDDITDALALAIAAVNIYRNSLRGLTPLEV; this is encoded by the coding sequence ATGAAAATTTTAGGTATTGACCCCGGCAGTACTCGCATCGGTTACGGCTTAATTGATAAAAAGGGAAGTGATTTAAAATTTCTTAAAGCCGGCCTTTTAAAAATTTCATCTACAAACAAAAACCAGCGATTACTGGACTTGGAAAATTCATTTACTCAACTGCTTAAAAAAGAAAAACCTGACTTAGTCGCCTTGGAAAAACTTTATTTTGCCAAAAATCTAAAGACCGCCCTGGAAGTCAGCCAGTCGCGGGGAGTTTTGATTTTGATAATTTTAAAAAATAAACTGCCGCTGATTGAAATCTCTCCTTCCGAAGCCAAGCTGATAGTCGCCGGCGACGGCCGGGCCTCAAAAGAAGCCGTCGCTAAAATGGTTGGCCATTGTTTAAAAATTAATACCGCCAAACAAATTGATGATATTACCGACGCGCTCGCTTTAGCGATCGCCGCCGTCAATATTTACCGCAATTCCCTGCGGGGGTTGACCCCGTTAGAAGTCTAA
- the tyrS gene encoding tyrosine--tRNA ligase — MKDKLEDKVKNLLTKGVEEVILKKHLEEKLKSGAKLRVKFGIDPTSPDFHLGHSVSLLKLKQFQDLGHQVILLVGDFTAMIGDPSGRANARKPLTKAEVQKNMADYIQQAAKILDIKKVEIRYNSEWYAKKGMDFVVKITSRFTYAQLIEREEFQRRIEAKADISLLELIYPLLQGYDSVELKADVEIGGTDQKFNLLMGRKVQQKFNQPEQDIITVPLLEGIDGIKKMSKSSDNYIGLTEDPFKMFGKIMSIPDKIMSRYFELLTDVSQEEIASLNPRDQKLRLAREIVKFYHGDKTAGQAQEEFIKVFREGEPPSQIKTIKITPCSIGAKELLVKCDLAKSLSDAQRLIEQGAVSLDGQTVKDWRQKISINKPSILKAGKHHFIKLTP; from the coding sequence ATGAAAGATAAATTAGAGGACAAAGTTAAAAATTTACTGACCAAAGGAGTGGAAGAGGTGATTCTAAAAAAACACTTAGAAGAGAAATTAAAATCCGGAGCGAAATTGAGAGTAAAATTCGGCATTGACCCGACTTCACCAGATTTTCATTTGGGCCATAGTGTTTCTCTTTTGAAATTAAAACAATTTCAGGATTTAGGCCACCAGGTTATTCTTTTGGTGGGCGATTTCACGGCGATGATCGGCGATCCGTCTGGCAGAGCCAACGCCCGGAAACCATTAACGAAAGCCGAGGTTCAAAAAAATATGGCGGATTATATCCAACAGGCCGCTAAAATTTTAGATATAAAAAAAGTTGAAATCCGTTACAACAGCGAATGGTATGCCAAAAAAGGAATGGATTTCGTTGTTAAAATTACTTCCCGTTTTACTTACGCCCAATTAATTGAAAGAGAAGAATTCCAGCGCCGAATAGAAGCGAAAGCCGATATAAGCCTTTTAGAGTTGATTTATCCCCTTTTGCAGGGCTATGACTCTGTTGAACTCAAGGCAGACGTGGAAATTGGAGGAACAGACCAAAAATTTAATCTGCTGATGGGCCGCAAAGTCCAGCAGAAATTTAATCAGCCGGAGCAAGATATTATTACGGTGCCTTTACTGGAGGGAATTGATGGGATAAAAAAAATGAGTAAAAGTTCCGATAATTATATTGGCTTGACCGAAGATCCGTTTAAAATGTTTGGAAAAATTATGTCTATCCCGGATAAGATTATGAGCAGATATTTTGAATTACTTACCGATGTGTCGCAAGAAGAGATTGCCAGTCTTAACCCCCGAGACCAAAAATTGAGATTAGCCCGGGAAATCGTTAAATTTTATCACGGAGATAAAACAGCCGGCCAAGCCCAGGAAGAATTTATCAAAGTTTTTAGAGAGGGAGAACCCCCAAGTCAAATCAAAACCATAAAAATAACCCCTTGCTCAATCGGGGCCAAAGAGTTGTTAGTTAAATGCGATTTAGCTAAATCTCTTTCCGATGCCCAGCGATTAATTGAGCAGGGGGCGGTTTCTTTAGACGGCCAAACCGTTAAAGATTGGCGTCAAAAAATTTCTATCAACAAACCCAGTATCTTAAAAGCAGGGAAGCATCATTTTATAAAACTTACCCCGTAG
- a CDS encoding PBP1A family penicillin-binding protein — MKPKKKKIIKIFGLTTLVVLVLAATGLIYLSSLIKNLPVLDQISDYQLAQSTQIYDRTGKVLLYEIHGQEKRTVIPFEEIPDYVKKATIAIEDHGFYNHPAFDLKAIVRALFNNLIHGQSKGASTITQQLAKNAFLSPEKTIQRKIKELALAIELERYYAKDEILTFYLNQIPYGSNIYGIEAAAQAYFGKPAKELDLAEAAVLAAAIQAPSYYSPWGSRLDELKKRQELVLDEMLKQGFIDAGQKEQAIKTKLVFASPSLSGIKAPHFVMEVKEYLVNRYGEEMVQKGGLKVITTLNYELQKSAETAVTEGAQRNDTLYKGKNAALVAQDAKTGQILALVGSRNYYDIENEGNFNVATQGLRQPGSALKPFVYLTAFERGYTPDTILFDVPTEFTANNPLCPAIVDFNNENPVCFHPRNFDKQFRGPVDLKNALAQSINIPAVKMLYLSGLDNVVKTLHNFGITTLTDPRRYGLSLVLGGGEVKLIDLVEAYSVLSQEGIKHPQTIILEVKDSNGKILEEYQDRSTKIVDPLYPQLINNILSDKDLRQPLFSSSLNLTVFPDQEVALKTGTSNNFHDAWALGYTPSFVVGVWAGNNNNAPMQQQAGSILAAVPIWHAFMEEILKNATTTETFTRPYSISAEKPILRGEAVINYQVNGVEYPQIHDILYYIDKNNPQGPIPQNPQDDPQFQNWEEELMEWLKQNLPDFSRYNQTPPGLTQNSNTGQNSKLEIAAFSPNNGDFVKDAINIKATIKSDVNLDKIELYFNNQLIDRKSPGSLGVYEYQYQIANQKFDLQNSLKIKVSDVYGNSAEKEVIVFQLL; from the coding sequence ATGAAGCCAAAAAAGAAAAAAATTATAAAAATATTCGGTTTGACAACGCTGGTTGTTTTAGTTTTAGCGGCAACCGGTTTAATATACCTGTCTTCGCTGATAAAAAATTTACCAGTTTTAGACCAAATCAGCGACTACCAACTGGCCCAGTCAACTCAAATTTACGACCGGACAGGCAAAGTCCTGCTCTACGAAATCCACGGTCAGGAGAAAAGGACGGTCATTCCTTTTGAAGAAATCCCTGATTATGTCAAAAAAGCGACTATCGCTATTGAAGACCACGGTTTTTACAACCATCCTGCTTTTGACCTTAAAGCCATTGTCCGGGCCCTTTTTAATAATTTAATTCATGGCCAATCCAAGGGCGCATCCACTATTACCCAGCAATTAGCCAAAAATGCTTTCCTTTCGCCGGAAAAAACAATTCAAAGAAAAATAAAAGAACTCGCCTTGGCCATTGAGTTGGAGCGTTATTACGCCAAAGACGAAATTTTAACTTTTTATCTTAACCAAATCCCTTACGGCTCAAATATTTACGGCATTGAAGCCGCCGCCCAGGCCTATTTCGGCAAACCAGCCAAAGAACTTGACTTAGCCGAAGCCGCCGTTTTGGCCGCCGCGATCCAGGCGCCCAGTTATTATTCTCCCTGGGGTTCTCGTTTGGACGAACTTAAAAAACGCCAAGAACTTGTTTTGGACGAAATGTTAAAACAGGGTTTTATTGATGCCGGGCAAAAAGAACAAGCCATAAAAACCAAACTGGTTTTCGCCTCTCCGTCTCTTAGCGGCATTAAAGCCCCGCATTTTGTTATGGAAGTGAAAGAATATCTGGTCAACCGCTACGGAGAAGAAATGGTCCAAAAAGGCGGTTTAAAAGTTATCACGACACTTAATTACGAACTGCAGAAATCAGCGGAAACAGCGGTGACTGAAGGCGCCCAACGCAATGATACTCTCTATAAGGGAAAGAACGCCGCCTTGGTGGCTCAAGACGCTAAAACAGGCCAAATTTTAGCGCTGGTTGGCTCTCGCAACTATTATGATATTGAGAACGAGGGCAACTTTAATGTCGCTACCCAGGGCCTGCGCCAGCCCGGTTCCGCGCTCAAGCCCTTCGTTTATCTGACCGCTTTTGAAAGGGGGTATACTCCGGACACGATATTATTTGATGTGCCTACTGAATTTACCGCCAACAATCCACTCTGTCCCGCGATAGTTGATTTCAACAATGAGAATCCGGTTTGTTTTCATCCTCGTAATTTCGATAAACAATTCCGTGGTCCGGTTGATTTAAAAAATGCCCTAGCTCAATCAATCAACATACCTGCGGTCAAGATGCTTTACCTGTCCGGTTTGGATAATGTTGTAAAAACTCTTCACAATTTCGGCATCACCACCTTGACCGATCCCCGGCGTTACGGCTTATCGCTGGTTTTAGGCGGCGGCGAAGTCAAGCTTATAGATTTAGTTGAGGCCTATTCCGTTTTAAGCCAGGAAGGGATCAAACATCCCCAGACCATAATTTTGGAAGTTAAAGACAGTAATGGAAAAATTCTGGAAGAATATCAAGACCGAAGTACAAAAATCGTTGATCCGCTTTATCCGCAATTAATAAACAATATTCTTTCCGACAAGGATTTGCGCCAGCCGCTTTTTTCTTCCAGTTTGAATCTCACGGTTTTCCCAGACCAGGAAGTCGCCTTGAAAACGGGAACCAGCAACAACTTCCACGATGCCTGGGCTTTGGGCTACACCCCCTCTTTTGTGGTCGGGGTTTGGGCCGGAAATAATAATAATGCCCCGATGCAACAGCAAGCCGGCAGTATTCTGGCTGCCGTTCCTATCTGGCACGCTTTTATGGAAGAGATTTTAAAAAATGCGACCACTACCGAAACCTTCACCCGGCCGTATTCGATTTCAGCCGAAAAACCCATTCTCCGCGGCGAAGCCGTTATTAACTATCAAGTCAATGGCGTGGAATATCCTCAAATTCATGACATTCTTTATTATATAGACAAAAACAACCCCCAAGGGCCAATCCCTCAAAACCCCCAAGACGATCCGCAATTTCAAAACTGGGAAGAAGAATTAATGGAATGGTTGAAACAGAATCTTCCGGATTTCAGCCGTTATAATCAAACGCCGCCGGGGTTAACCCAGAATTCCAATACCGGACAAAATTCCAAACTGGAAATTGCCGCCTTTTCGCCTAATAATGGGGATTTCGTGAAAGACGCGATAAATATTAAGGCCACAATAAAATCAGATGTTAATCTGGATAAAATTGAACTCTATTTTAATAATCAATTAATTGACCGCAAAAGTCCGGGGTCTCTTGGAGTATATGAATACCAATACCAAATTGCCAATCAAAAATTTGATCTCCAAAATTCTCTTAAAATAAAAGTCAGTGATGTTTACGGAAATTCCGCCGAAAAAGAAGTAATAGTTTTTCAATTACTGTAA
- the dnaN gene encoding DNA polymerase III subunit beta encodes MRLIILNNNLKEALRSIEGAIGDNLNLPILKNILIKSEDNKINFSGTNLELAVNYRAPGKIIEGGLITVPLNIFSNIVNNLTTERITLENKDFNLLIKTDNYEATIQGLNPEDFPIIPKINHTDKFIKINSGIFKSALLKIINSIQYSEIRPEINGCLFSYQLDYLKLTGTDSFRLSEKIISADQFKSNFEEGFEIIIPLKTLQEILKTVPNDSELDISINQNQILFKTGELEIISRLIEGKFPDYQSIIPQELKSELVINKSELVNALKLTSIFSGRVNEIKLKIGENKKFLEIYSADSAVGENHYLLPAKINGHNLDISFNGRYLLDGLKSLEDKEIILGFNNDNQPAVVKSPADKNWFYILMPIRA; translated from the coding sequence ATGAGATTAATTATATTAAATAATAATTTAAAAGAAGCATTGCGTTCTATTGAGGGCGCAATTGGGGATAACTTAAATTTGCCGATTTTAAAAAATATTCTCATTAAGAGCGAGGATAATAAAATTAATTTTTCGGGCACTAATTTGGAATTAGCGGTTAATTATCGGGCGCCCGGGAAAATCATAGAAGGCGGCTTAATAACGGTCCCTTTAAATATTTTTTCCAATATCGTCAATAATTTAACAACTGAGAGAATTACCTTAGAAAATAAAGATTTTAATTTATTAATAAAAACCGATAATTACGAAGCGACTATTCAAGGGTTGAATCCCGAGGATTTTCCGATTATTCCAAAGATCAACCACACTGATAAATTTATAAAAATAAATTCAGGGATTTTTAAATCAGCCTTATTAAAAATTATTAATAGTATTCAGTATTCTGAAATTCGGCCGGAAATCAACGGGTGTTTATTTAGTTATCAGCTTGATTATCTAAAATTGACCGGCACGGATAGTTTTAGATTATCGGAGAAAATTATTTCCGCCGACCAATTTAAAAGTAATTTTGAAGAAGGGTTTGAAATTATAATTCCCCTAAAAACTCTTCAAGAGATTTTAAAAACAGTCCCTAATGACAGCGAATTGGATATTTCTATAAACCAAAACCAGATACTTTTCAAAACAGGGGAATTGGAAATTATTTCGCGGTTGATAGAAGGAAAATTTCCCGATTATCAAAGCATTATCCCTCAGGAGCTTAAAAGCGAATTAGTGATTAATAAAAGCGAATTAGTGAATGCTTTAAAATTGACCAGTATTTTTTCCGGCAGGGTCAACGAGATAAAATTAAAAATCGGAGAAAATAAAAAATTTTTGGAAATTTATTCCGCCGATAGCGCCGTGGGGGAAAACCATTATTTATTGCCGGCTAAAATTAACGGGCATAATCTGGATATTTCATTTAATGGCCGGTATTTGCTTGACGGGCTGAAATCATTGGAGGACAAAGAAATTATCCTGGGATTCAATAATGACAATCAACCGGCGGTGGTTAAGTCTCCGGCTGACAAAAATTGGTTTTATATTCTGATGCCGATCAGGGCTTAA
- the dnaA gene encoding chromosomal replication initiator protein DnaA, with protein sequence MTDINLNDLWQGVLGEIEIQLSRPDFLTWLKNSRLIDKKEGDGTVLVGLPNNFAKEWVKNRYHKLILGSLRNLDSSIRVVEYTVESQPQKNLIKIKKGIDSEAIIETDNQRPLIELKIDPESNLNPRYTLKSFIVGSSNELAYAAMMAVMKDVGKKYNPLFIYGGVGLGKTHLLQAVGNEIKSIYKNKVKVFYVTSEKFVNDVIWAIRNKKMDDIKRKYRDVDVLIIDDIQFIGGKERTEEEFFHTFNALYENNKQIIMSSDRPPAAIPTIEERLRSRFEGGMIADISYPDYETRLAILRAKSQENGWQIDDKTLELIASKVKKNIRELEGVLNKVVFLEDVRKEKIDGQKLEEIINEVVRVNTKNINPNDVVKTVAEFFEISLPDLIAKCKKKEVVEPRQIAMYLLREMLNASYPFIGEKLGKRDHTTVIHACEKISKEINQNPVLNQKIILIKELINKSV encoded by the coding sequence ATGACTGACATAAACCTTAACGATCTCTGGCAAGGCGTTTTAGGAGAAATCGAAATCCAACTTTCGCGGCCGGATTTTCTCACTTGGCTAAAGAACAGTCGTCTTATTGATAAAAAAGAAGGCGACGGCACGGTATTAGTCGGACTGCCGAATAATTTTGCGAAAGAGTGGGTAAAAAACCGTTATCATAAATTAATTTTAGGGTCATTAAGAAATTTAGACAGTTCTATCAGGGTTGTTGAATACACTGTTGAAAGCCAGCCTCAAAAAAATTTGATAAAAATCAAGAAGGGGATTGATTCGGAAGCTATTATTGAAACCGACAATCAAAGACCACTGATTGAATTAAAAATTGACCCGGAATCAAATCTCAACCCCCGCTATACCTTGAAATCTTTTATTGTCGGCTCTTCCAATGAATTGGCTTATGCCGCGATGATGGCGGTGATGAAAGATGTTGGCAAAAAATACAATCCTCTTTTTATTTACGGCGGCGTTGGCTTGGGCAAAACCCACCTTCTCCAGGCAGTCGGCAATGAAATTAAAAGTATTTATAAAAATAAAGTAAAAGTTTTTTATGTCACTTCGGAAAAATTCGTCAATGATGTTATTTGGGCGATTCGCAATAAAAAAATGGACGATATTAAAAGAAAATATCGGGATGTTGATGTTTTAATAATTGACGATATTCAATTTATCGGCGGCAAAGAAAGAACCGAAGAAGAATTTTTCCATACGTTTAATGCTTTATATGAGAACAACAAACAGATAATAATGTCCTCAGACCGCCCGCCGGCCGCCATCCCCACTATTGAAGAACGATTGCGCTCGCGTTTTGAGGGCGGAATGATAGCTGATATCAGCTATCCCGATTATGAGACCAGATTAGCCATTTTAAGGGCAAAATCCCAGGAAAATGGATGGCAAATAGACGACAAAACCCTGGAATTAATAGCCAGTAAGGTTAAAAAGAACATTCGGGAATTAGAAGGAGTTTTAAATAAGGTTGTTTTTTTAGAGGATGTCAGGAAAGAGAAAATTGACGGCCAGAAACTGGAAGAAATTATTAATGAAGTGGTGCGGGTTAATACAAAGAACATCAACCCCAATGACGTAGTTAAAACCGTAGCTGAATTTTTTGAAATCTCACTACCCGATTTAATCGCCAAATGTAAAAAGAAAGAGGTAGTTGAACCGCGCCAGATTGCCATGTACCTGCTTCGGGAAATGCTTAACGCCTCCTATCCTTTTATCGGAGAAAAACTCGGGAAAAGAGACCACACCACTGTTATTCACGCCTGCGAAAAAATTTCCAAAGAAATTAACCAAAATCCGGTTTTAAACCAAAAGATAATTTTAATAAAAGAATTAATAAATAAATCTGTTTAA
- the rpmH gene encoding 50S ribosomal protein L34 produces the protein MSVTYQPKKKKRSRSHGFLKRKRTVGGRRTITRRRQKNRKKLTV, from the coding sequence ATGTCAGTTACCTATCAGCCAAAAAAGAAAAAAAGAAGCAGATCTCACGGGTTTCTGAAAAGAAAGCGAACTGTTGGAGGCCGACGAACGATAACCAGGCGCCGACAAAAAAATCGGAAAAAATTAACGGTTTAA
- a CDS encoding YidC/Oxa1 family membrane protein insertase, with translation MFNKLLYQPILEFLIFIYKFIAFHDLGLAIILLTIFIRLLLLPFFYHGAKEQTKIQRLQPLVKKIQEDHKHDKEKQTQALMALYKEHSINPFSSILLLIIQLPILIALYRVFLTGLSNTIFDSHNFLGLINLNQKSLLITVLAVLAQYLQGRMMLPKNTGQATGADKTSQAMLLYIGPALTLIILTNLPSALGLYWLVSSVFSLGQQIFINKNLEKHGTIIGENKKTA, from the coding sequence ATGTTTAATAAGCTGCTCTACCAGCCGATTCTTGAGTTTTTGATATTTATTTATAAATTTATCGCTTTTCATGATTTGGGCTTGGCTATTATTTTATTGACAATCTTCATAAGATTGTTGCTTTTGCCGTTTTTTTATCACGGGGCGAAGGAACAGACAAAAATTCAAAGATTGCAGCCCTTGGTTAAGAAAATCCAGGAAGACCACAAACACGACAAAGAAAAACAAACTCAGGCCTTAATGGCGCTTTATAAAGAACACAGTATCAATCCCTTCTCCAGTATTTTGCTTTTGATTATTCAATTGCCGATTTTAATCGCTCTTTATCGGGTTTTTCTAACCGGACTTTCCAATACCATTTTTGATAGTCATAATTTTTTGGGGTTAATTAATTTAAACCAAAAAAGTTTATTGATAACGGTTTTGGCGGTTTTGGCGCAATATCTGCAGGGACGAATGATGTTGCCGAAAAATACCGGTCAGGCCACAGGTGCTGACAAAACCAGCCAGGCAATGCTATTATATATCGGACCGGCGCTGACTCTTATTATCTTGACCAATCTTCCGTCTGCTCTCGGTCTTTATTGGTTGGTTTCTTCTGTTTTTTCTTTGGGTCAGCAAATTTTTATTAATAAAAATTTAGAAAAACATGGAACAATTATCGGAGAAAATAAAAAAACTGCTTGA
- a CDS encoding R3H domain-containing nucleic acid-binding protein has translation MEQLSEKIKKLLELMGAEDFEINFNEPSKRFSITTNDQLIAENLQGFLEDFEYMINLISQKENQQKVWLDVNNYRRERERLIAELAKAAAHKAIINKEEIQLPPMNAYERRLVHLEIVNHPDLKTESVGEGKERHVIIKPIELQQLQQLQ, from the coding sequence ATGGAACAATTATCGGAGAAAATAAAAAAACTGCTTGAGTTGATGGGAGCGGAGGATTTTGAAATCAATTTTAATGAACCGTCTAAAAGATTTTCAATCACCACCAATGACCAGTTAATCGCTGAGAATTTGCAGGGTTTTCTGGAGGATTTTGAATATATGATTAATCTGATCTCCCAGAAAGAAAACCAGCAAAAAGTGTGGCTGGATGTGAATAATTACCGCCGGGAGCGTGAACGATTAATCGCTGAATTAGCCAAAGCCGCCGCCCACAAAGCGATTATTAATAAGGAAGAAATTCAATTGCCGCCGATGAACGCTTATGAGCGCCGGCTGGTCCATTTAGAGATTGTCAATCATCCCGATTTAAAAACCGAGAGTGTCGGTGAGGGAAAAGAGAGGCACGTAATAATTAAACCGATAGAATTACAGCAATTACAGCAATTACAGTAA
- a CDS encoding ATP-binding protein — translation MPKKIEIPKGYTASGKDIKDIIAPAGLEVNAGYLKLGEKYVKTFFLFTYPRYLTSGWFSPIINLAEVLDIAVHIHPIDTALALRNLRKKTAQIQAQIMVREEKGLVRDPMLETAYQDVENLRDALQQAQEKLFEVGIYITIYGSDPKELARLENLIVSLLESKLVYIKPALFQQPEAFSSVLPLGADKIAIRTPLNSGPASSIFPFISADLTSDEGILYGVNLSNNSLVIFDRFSLENANFTVFAKAGAGKSYFAKLEVLRSMMMGTDVIIIDPENEYQNLADTIGGSYFKISLTSASHINPFDIPVIPQDEEPAEVFKSHVLNLVGLVKLMLGEVSPEEDAILDRTILETYASRDITPEKDFSQAQPPLMEDLQTILENTEGGSGLAKRLEKFTRGSYAGFTNQPTNVNIKNRLVVFSIRDLEDELRPIAMYIILNFLWNLIRTELKKRIVVIDEAWWMMKYADSASFLFGLAKRARKYYLGVTTITQDVEDFLGSPYGRPIINNSSLQFLMKQAPATIDLVAKTFGLTDVEKTFLLEAAVGEGLFFAGQKHAALKVVASYTEDQMITTNPEQILEKKEAEG, via the coding sequence ATGCCTAAAAAAATAGAAATTCCAAAAGGTTATACGGCTTCAGGGAAAGACATCAAAGACATCATCGCCCCGGCGGGTTTGGAAGTTAACGCCGGCTATCTTAAGCTCGGAGAAAAATATGTCAAAACTTTTTTCCTTTTCACTTACCCCCGCTATTTAACCAGCGGCTGGTTCTCGCCGATAATTAATTTAGCGGAAGTTCTTGATATCGCCGTTCATATCCATCCCATTGATACGGCTTTGGCCTTGCGAAATCTCCGAAAAAAAACCGCTCAAATTCAAGCTCAAATAATGGTACGGGAAGAAAAAGGACTGGTCCGCGACCCGATGCTTGAAACCGCTTACCAAGACGTGGAAAATCTTCGGGACGCGCTCCAGCAAGCCCAGGAAAAACTTTTTGAAGTTGGAATTTATATTACTATCTACGGAAGCGACCCCAAAGAATTGGCGCGTTTGGAAAATCTCATTGTCTCACTTTTGGAAAGCAAACTGGTTTATATCAAGCCCGCGCTTTTCCAGCAGCCGGAGGCCTTCTCTTCGGTTTTGCCTTTAGGCGCGGACAAAATAGCGATTCGCACGCCGCTTAATTCCGGACCCGCTTCTTCTATTTTTCCGTTTATTTCGGCGGATCTGACTTCAGATGAAGGTATTCTTTACGGCGTCAATCTAAGTAATAACAGTCTGGTGATTTTTGACCGGTTTTCTTTGGAAAACGCGAATTTCACCGTTTTTGCCAAAGCCGGCGCCGGAAAAAGTTATTTTGCCAAACTGGAAGTCCTGCGTTCAATGATGATGGGAACGGACGTTATTATTATTGACCCGGAAAACGAATACCAAAACCTGGCGGATACCATCGGCGGCAGTTATTTCAAAATTTCCCTAACCTCAGCCAGTCATATCAACCCTTTTGATATCCCTGTTATTCCTCAGGACGAAGAACCGGCGGAAGTATTCAAGTCGCACGTTCTTAATCTCGTTGGTTTGGTTAAATTAATGCTTGGCGAAGTCAGCCCGGAAGAAGACGCGATATTGGACCGGACGATTTTGGAAACCTACGCTTCCCGCGACATCACTCCGGAAAAAGATTTTTCCCAAGCCCAGCCGCCTTTAATGGAAGATCTCCAGACGATTCTGGAAAATACCGAGGGCGGGTCCGGCTTGGCAAAACGTCTGGAAAAATTCACCCGCGGTTCTTACGCCGGCTTCACCAATCAGCCGACCAACGTCAATATCAAAAACCGCCTGGTAGTTTTTTCCATCCGCGATCTGGAAGACGAACTGCGGCCGATTGCAATGTACATCATTCTTAATTTTCTCTGGAATCTCATCCGAACCGAACTTAAAAAGAGAATCGTGGTCATTGACGAGGCCTGGTGGATGATGAAATACGCCGACAGCGCTTCTTTCCTTTTCGGCTTAGCCAAAAGAGCGAGAAAATATTATTTGGGCGTGACGACTATCACCCAAGATGTGGAAGATTTTCTGGGCTCTCCTTACGGCCGGCCGATTATCAACAACTCTTCGCTTCAATTTTTGATGAAACAAGCGCCAGCCACTATTGATTTGGTCGCTAAAACTTTCGGTCTGACAGACGTGGAAAAAACTTTTCTTCTGGAAGCGGCGGTAGGCGAAGGTTTGTTTTTCGCCGGCCAAAAACACGCCGCCTTAAAAGTGGTCGCTTCTTACACCGAAGACCAAATGATTACCACCAACCCGGAGCAAATTTTAGAAAAGAAAGAAGCTGAGGGATAA